A genomic window from Maridesulfovibrio sp. includes:
- a CDS encoding thioredoxin domain-containing protein, with amino-acid sequence MLKKFFAALLLFLLVSGCVNKQILKEQITEAIKENPQIVIDAMRENSVEMLEIVEQGIDQREKIKREAVFNAEIAKPYQPVINAERPMLGNPDAPVTIVEYTDFLCPYCSKGAKVVSKLAAEHPQKYKLVFKHLPLHKNSRQLALVFEALALSNKEQAFKFHDLVFQNQKHLYDDASGAVLGRILAEVGVDNEQLQKNIQNKKLQQYLADDEAEAKKFDINATPTFLVNGVSIRGYLPVERFEGMVDVILEKSEAKKVVDTPEGEICEDCLNQM; translated from the coding sequence ATGTTGAAGAAATTTTTTGCAGCATTGTTGCTGTTTTTGTTGGTATCCGGTTGTGTGAATAAGCAGATCCTGAAAGAACAGATAACTGAGGCCATTAAGGAAAACCCGCAAATCGTCATTGATGCCATGCGGGAAAACAGCGTTGAGATGTTGGAAATAGTAGAGCAGGGCATTGATCAGCGCGAAAAGATTAAGCGTGAAGCTGTGTTTAATGCCGAGATCGCTAAACCGTATCAGCCAGTAATCAATGCAGAAAGGCCAATGCTTGGTAATCCTGATGCTCCGGTTACTATAGTTGAATATACAGATTTTCTTTGTCCGTATTGCAGCAAGGGTGCTAAGGTGGTTAGTAAACTGGCTGCAGAACACCCGCAAAAGTACAAATTGGTGTTCAAACATCTGCCTCTGCACAAAAATTCTCGTCAGTTGGCTCTAGTTTTCGAGGCACTTGCACTTTCCAACAAAGAGCAGGCTTTCAAATTTCATGATCTCGTTTTCCAAAACCAGAAACATCTTTATGATGATGCTTCCGGTGCCGTGCTGGGCAGAATTCTTGCAGAAGTCGGCGTGGATAATGAGCAACTTCAAAAGAATATCCAGAACAAAAAATTGCAGCAATACCTCGCTGATGACGAAGCCGAAGCCAAAAAATTTGATATCAATGCAACCCCGACATTTCTTGTAAATGGTGTTTCTATTCGCGGCTATCTGCCTGTTGAAAGGTTTGAGGGAATGGTGGATGTGATTTTGGAAAAATCAGAAGCGAAAAAGGTAGTAGATACTCCCGAAGGTGAAATCTGCGAAGATTGCCTTAACCAGATGTAG
- a CDS encoding exosortase system-associated protein, TIGR04073 family, producing MIESKRFVKISVVALALSSMLLGGCSLNSANYVGNQDSYSERVARKLGRGVTNFVSAPLEIPNQSVNLAAESNEPAEQAAGYVGGLFLGFAYTGGRIVSGMYDIVTSPFGGPAAPTMEDEFFHSEFVEKVNDQTESFDDIWSLGIE from the coding sequence ATGATTGAATCGAAACGATTTGTAAAAATATCAGTGGTTGCCTTAGCTCTTTCTTCTATGCTGCTTGGTGGCTGTTCTTTAAACTCTGCTAACTATGTAGGTAATCAGGACAGCTATTCTGAAAGGGTTGCCCGTAAATTAGGCAGGGGGGTGACAAACTTTGTCTCTGCTCCTTTGGAAATTCCAAACCAGTCTGTGAATCTGGCGGCGGAGAGCAATGAGCCTGCCGAACAGGCGGCAGGGTACGTAGGTGGTCTATTCTTAGGCTTTGCATACACAGGGGGGCGTATTGTTTCCGGCATGTATGACATTGTCACATCACCCTTCGGCGGTCCTGCTGCGCCGACCATGGAAGATGAGTTCTTCCACTCTGAATTTGTCGAAAAAGTCAACGACCAGACAGAATCATTCGATGACATTTGGTCATTGGGTATCGAATAA
- a CDS encoding methyltransferase domain-containing protein: MRDISKISEPPEDLHICFGGGDFRLSGKKMIDLCREKFGLRPDSKVLDIGCGIGRLSYPLLEYLSEDGAYEGFDTFPVGVKWCTENITPEFPNFRYQHVEIYNSTYNPAAKTKAADFIFPYEDESFDLITLNSVFTHMMPEDIMNYIKEMDRVLKVDGHILATFFLINAESNELMDLGKSVHDFFKFGIFYTADPKDPMDAVGYDEKFAVNMFAQRGFVVQETIPGNWCGRESNYHQDILLVSR; the protein is encoded by the coding sequence ATGAGAGATATCAGTAAGATTTCAGAACCGCCTGAAGATTTGCACATTTGTTTCGGTGGTGGAGATTTTCGGCTTTCCGGAAAAAAAATGATCGATCTGTGCCGGGAAAAATTTGGCTTGCGTCCTGATTCGAAAGTTCTGGATATCGGTTGCGGGATCGGCAGATTATCATATCCCCTGTTGGAATATCTCTCGGAAGATGGAGCGTATGAAGGCTTTGATACGTTTCCTGTCGGAGTCAAATGGTGTACGGAAAATATTACGCCTGAATTTCCCAATTTTCGCTATCAACATGTTGAGATTTATAATTCCACGTACAATCCGGCTGCGAAAACCAAGGCTGCTGATTTTATATTCCCATATGAGGATGAATCCTTTGACTTGATTACGCTTAATTCCGTTTTCACGCATATGATGCCGGAAGATATCATGAATTATATAAAGGAAATGGATAGGGTACTGAAAGTAGACGGCCATATTCTGGCTACTTTTTTTCTGATCAATGCAGAATCAAATGAGTTGATGGATCTGGGGAAAAGTGTCCATGATTTCTTCAAGTTTGGAATTTTTTACACAGCTGATCCTAAAGATCCTATGGATGCTGTCGGTTATGATGAGAAATTTGCTGTGAATATGTTTGCTCAGCGCGGATTCGTTGTTCAGGAAACTATACCGGGCAACTGGTGCGGAAGAGAATCAAACTATCATCAGGATATTTTGCTAGTCAGCCGCTAA